In the Bradyrhizobium guangzhouense genome, one interval contains:
- a CDS encoding zinc-binding dehydrogenase gives MKAYVYGPDGARISDVAQPKPKGTQVLVKVRACGLNRADSGMRKGHAHGAAGGVGTVLGMEWAGEVAELGPDAKGVKVGDRIMGSGGAAFAEYTLADHGRLFRAPSNMNFEEAATLPVALATMHNAVVTVGGVQPGQTVLIQGASSGVGLVAMQIAKLKGAKMVIGSSTDPYRRGRLKDYGADLAVDSSDPTWVDEVLKATNGEGVDLIVDQVSGKVANQNLAATKVLGRIVNVGRLGGTHADFNFDLHAARRISYIGVTFRTRTIEEVRAIFEEVRKDIWGAVESRKLQLPIDKVYAFADIDKAFEHMEANKHLGKIVVTL, from the coding sequence ATGAAAGCTTACGTCTACGGTCCTGATGGTGCTCGGATTTCCGACGTCGCTCAACCAAAGCCTAAGGGCACGCAGGTCCTCGTCAAGGTCCGCGCCTGTGGCCTCAACCGCGCCGACAGCGGCATGCGCAAGGGCCACGCGCATGGCGCGGCGGGCGGCGTCGGCACCGTGCTCGGCATGGAATGGGCTGGCGAAGTGGCCGAGCTCGGACCCGATGCGAAGGGCGTGAAGGTCGGCGATCGCATCATGGGCTCGGGCGGCGCGGCGTTCGCCGAGTACACGCTCGCCGATCACGGCCGGCTGTTCCGCGCGCCCTCGAACATGAATTTCGAGGAAGCCGCCACCCTGCCGGTCGCGCTCGCGACCATGCACAACGCCGTCGTCACCGTCGGCGGCGTGCAGCCAGGCCAAACCGTGCTGATCCAGGGCGCCAGCTCCGGCGTCGGCCTGGTGGCGATGCAGATTGCAAAGCTCAAGGGCGCAAAGATGGTGATCGGCTCCTCGACCGATCCCTATCGCCGCGGCCGGCTGAAGGACTACGGCGCCGACCTCGCGGTCGATTCCTCCGATCCCACATGGGTCGACGAGGTGCTGAAGGCGACTAATGGCGAAGGCGTCGATCTCATCGTCGACCAGGTCTCGGGCAAGGTCGCCAACCAGAACTTGGCTGCGACCAAGGTTTTGGGCCGCATCGTCAATGTCGGCCGGCTCGGCGGCACCCATGCCGACTTCAATTTCGACCTCCATGCCGCCCGCCGCATCTCCTATATCGGCGTCACCTTCCGCACCCGCACCATCGAGGAGGTCCGCGCGATCTTCGAGGAGGTCAGGAAGGACATCTGGGGCGCGGTCGAGTCGCGAAAGCTGCAGCTGCCGATCGACAAGGTCTATGCGTTCGCCGACATCGACAAGGCGTTCGAGCACATGGAGGCGAACAAGCATCTCGGGAAGATCGTGGTGACCTTGTAA
- a CDS encoding cation-efflux pump, whose translation MSGQHDKASVAAISILVSGGMAAAKFVVGIAIGSLALISEALHSSIDLVATIITWAVVRVSDKPADDEHHYGHGKLESISALGVTALLYVLAGGILVESYSRLREGTPPPTISAVPFVVLVIDILVNLWRARALHRAARATRSQALAADALHFASDVMGSFAVIIGLILAAFGFWWGDAAAAAAVAVMIAMLGLRMASSTVQTLVDRAPEGAQEKATAAIRSVPGVIDVERLRVRMVGATTFIDSIVKVPRTYPIDRVESIKRNAEAAVVTAFGDADLSFTAVPVARDNETVRDRIMVIARNSGLAIHHVTVHDLGTVNDLAKLIVSIDLEVDADMQLDAAHDIANTLERNIKEEFGEDVEVDVHIEPLEPELPFGADAVPDRVQTIAAALTEYAASGGEIHDIHNVRVRNTDSGEIVNFHCRATPSMSVIKVHEHVDAIERRLRRAFPSVKRVISHAEPPRA comes from the coding sequence ATGAGCGGACAACATGACAAGGCATCGGTCGCGGCCATCTCGATCCTGGTCAGCGGCGGCATGGCGGCGGCCAAGTTCGTGGTCGGCATCGCGATCGGATCGCTGGCGCTGATCTCCGAAGCGCTGCACTCCTCGATCGACCTTGTCGCGACCATCATCACCTGGGCGGTGGTGCGGGTGTCGGACAAGCCGGCCGACGACGAGCACCATTACGGCCACGGCAAGCTCGAGAGCATCTCGGCGCTCGGCGTCACCGCGCTGCTCTATGTGCTGGCCGGCGGCATCCTGGTCGAATCCTACAGCCGGCTGCGCGAGGGAACTCCGCCGCCGACGATCTCCGCCGTGCCGTTCGTGGTGCTGGTGATCGACATCCTGGTCAATCTCTGGCGCGCCCGCGCCCTGCACCGCGCCGCGCGCGCGACGAGGAGCCAGGCGCTTGCGGCCGACGCGCTGCATTTCGCCTCCGACGTCATGGGCTCGTTCGCCGTCATCATCGGCCTGATTCTGGCGGCCTTCGGCTTCTGGTGGGGTGACGCCGCGGCCGCAGCGGCCGTAGCCGTCATGATCGCCATGCTCGGCCTGCGGATGGCAAGCTCCACGGTGCAAACCCTGGTCGATCGCGCGCCGGAGGGCGCCCAGGAAAAAGCCACCGCCGCGATTCGCAGCGTGCCCGGCGTGATCGACGTCGAGCGGCTGCGCGTGCGCATGGTCGGGGCGACCACCTTCATCGACAGCATCGTCAAGGTCCCCAGGACCTACCCGATCGACCGCGTCGAAAGCATCAAGCGCAACGCCGAAGCCGCGGTCGTCACGGCCTTCGGCGATGCCGACCTCTCCTTCACGGCCGTCCCCGTCGCCCGCGACAACGAGACCGTGCGCGACCGCATCATGGTGATCGCGCGCAATTCGGGCCTCGCCATCCACCACGTCACGGTGCACGATCTGGGTACGGTCAACGATTTGGCCAAGCTGATCGTCAGCATCGACCTCGAGGTCGATGCCGACATGCAGCTCGACGCCGCTCATGACATCGCCAACACGCTGGAGCGAAACATCAAGGAAGAGTTCGGCGAGGACGTCGAGGTCGATGTCCATATCGAGCCGCTGGAACCGGAACTGCCGTTCGGCGCCGATGCCGTGCCTGACAGGGTTCAGACCATCGCTGCGGCGCTGACCGAGTATGCCGCCAGCGGCGGCGAGATCCACGACATCCATAATGTGCGTGTCCGCAACACCGACTCCGGCGAGATCGTCAACTTCCATTGCCGCGCCACGCCGTCGATGAGCGTGATCAAGGTGCACGAACATGTCGACGCGATCGAACGCCGCTTGCGTCGCGCGTTCCCGAGCGTGAAGCGCGTCATCAGCCACGCCGAACCGCCGCGCGCGTGA
- a CDS encoding NAD(P)H-dependent flavin oxidoreductase, with protein MLQTRFTKLVGVEHPIVQGGMQWVGRAELVAAVANAGALGFITALTQPTPEDLTREIARCRDLTDKPFGVNLTILPAIKPPPYAEYRAAIIEAGIKVVETAGNKPQEHVDEFKKHGVKVVHKCTSVRHALSAERMGVDAISIDGFECAGHPGEDDTPGLILIPAAANKVKIPMIASGGFADARGLVAALALGADGINMGTRFMATKESPIHQLIKEKIVANDERETELIFRTMRNTSRVAKNEISSKVVAMEKEGAKFEDIRELVAGARGKMVYATGNSDEGIWSAGQVQGLIQDIPSCGELISRIVREAEAIIRGRLEGMIVQPQREAAE; from the coding sequence ATGTTGCAGACACGGTTCACGAAACTCGTCGGCGTCGAGCACCCGATCGTCCAGGGCGGCATGCAATGGGTTGGCCGTGCCGAGCTGGTCGCGGCGGTCGCCAACGCCGGCGCGCTCGGCTTCATCACGGCGCTGACCCAGCCGACGCCGGAGGATCTGACGAGGGAGATCGCACGCTGCCGCGACCTCACCGACAAGCCGTTCGGCGTCAACCTCACCATCCTGCCCGCGATCAAGCCGCCGCCCTATGCCGAATACCGCGCCGCCATCATCGAGGCCGGCATCAAGGTGGTCGAGACCGCCGGCAACAAGCCGCAGGAGCATGTCGACGAGTTCAAAAAGCACGGCGTCAAGGTCGTGCACAAATGTACCAGCGTCCGTCACGCGCTCTCGGCCGAGCGTATGGGCGTCGACGCCATCTCGATTGACGGGTTCGAATGCGCCGGCCATCCCGGCGAGGACGACACCCCCGGCCTGATCCTGATCCCGGCCGCCGCCAACAAGGTCAAGATCCCGATGATCGCCTCCGGCGGCTTTGCCGACGCCCGCGGCCTGGTCGCCGCGCTGGCGTTAGGGGCCGATGGCATCAACATGGGCACCCGCTTCATGGCAACCAAGGAGAGCCCGATCCACCAGCTCATCAAGGAGAAGATCGTCGCCAATGACGAGCGCGAGACCGAGCTGATCTTCCGCACCATGCGCAACACCTCGCGCGTCGCCAAGAACGAGATCTCGAGCAAGGTCGTCGCGATGGAAAAGGAAGGCGCCAAGTTCGAGGATATCCGCGAGCTTGTCGCGGGAGCCCGCGGCAAGATGGTCTATGCGACAGGCAATTCGGACGAAGGCATCTGGTCGGCCGGCCAGGTGCAAGGCCTGATCCAGGACATCCCCAGCTGCGGCGAGCTAATCTCCCGCATCGTGCGCGAAGCCGAGGCGATCATCCGCGGCCGGCTCGAAGGGATGATCGTTCAGCCGCAACGCGAAGCCGCGGAATAG